AGTTCAACCACCGCCTGCGCGAGGAGATTGAGAACGCCCTGCCCCACCGGTATTGGATTATTGCCGAAATCTCTGAAGCCCGCGTGCACCACGGCAGCGGCCACTGCTACCTCACCCTCACCGACAAAGAACCCGGCCCCAAAGCCACGCTCACAGCCCAGGCCCGGGCCACCATCTGGAAACGACAGTACCAGGAAATCGCCACTTTCTTTGAGGAGCAGACGGGGCATCCGTTAAAGGGGGGCCTTAAGATTCTGTTCAACGCCAGCCCGCGGTTTCATGAGCTGTACGGCTTCAGCCTGGACATTCATGACATTGATCCCACCTACACCCTGGGAGATCTGGCCCGCCAGCGGCAGGAAACCATTCTCAGGCTGCAGAAAGAAGGGCTGTTAGACCTCAACAAGCAACAGCTCTTACCCGAAGTACCGCAGCGTCTGGCCGTCATCTCGTCGCCTACTGCTGCCGGCTACCAAGACTTCGTCTCGCAGTTGGAGCACAATCCGTTTGGTTATTCGTTCCAGTTGACCTTGTTTGAAGCCAGCGTGCAAGGCGCCGAAGCCGTCTCTTCCATCAGAGCGGCCTTAAACCGCGTGGCCTTGCAGCGCCCGGCCTTTGATGCCGTGATCATCATTCGCGGCGGAGGTTCGCAGACAGACTTGTTGTGCTTTGACCGGTATGAACTGGCCGCCACCGTGGCCCAGATGCCTTTGCCTGTGTTGACGGGTATTGGGCATGAGCGTGATGAGTCTATCACCGATTTAGTGGCCCACACGCCTTTAAAAACGCCCACGGCCGTAGCCGCTTATCTGGTAGACCGCTGCAATGAGTATGAGGCCAAAATAGAAACCATCTTCCTACAGATCAAAGACGCAGCCACGGCATTGGCCGTGGTAGAAGAACGAAGAATTACCCAACTCACCAACCAATTGCAGCAGCGCACCAACGGCTTCCTGCAGACGCGCCAGTTCCAGTTGGAGTGCCAGACCCGCACGCTCTCAGACAAACCCAAGAACTACCTCACTCAGGAACAGCGCCACGTTATGTGCGAAGAACTGCGCCTCACCCATTCTGTGGAGCAACTTTTAAGGGCCAAAGAAGCGAAACAACACCAGTACCTGCAAACCCTGGAGCATGAGAGCACGCAAAAGGTAACGGCTGGCCAGCGCAAACTCACCCACATAGAGCACTGCGTGCAGCACGGTTCAGAACTTCGGCTTCAGAAAGCCAAATTGGCGTTCCAGAAAAACCAGCAGCGGTTGCTTTACGGCGCCAAAGACCATCTGCAAACCAAAAGCCACCAGCTGCAGATCGTGGCCATGGACATCCGGTCCCATGACCCCGAGGTGATGCTGATGCGCGGCTACACCCTTACCTACGTCAACGGAAAGCTGCTGCGCTCCATAGAGCAACTCTCTCCCGGCGACGAACTCAAAACCCGACTGCTCGTGGGCTCCCTCACCAGCACCGTCACCAACATTCAAGAACCAGACCTGTTTAATTAAAAATTAGAAATTAAAAATTAGAAATGGTGATTTGCACTCTGCCCAATAACCCAAACCATCGTTCTTAATTTCTAATTTCTAATTAATAATTTCTAATTAGAAAAAGCCATGAGCACCCTCACGTATAAGCAAGCCACCCAGGAGTTAGAGGCCAT
The nucleotide sequence above comes from Nibribacter ruber. Encoded proteins:
- the xseA gene encoding exodeoxyribonuclease VII large subunit, which translates into the protein MGTYFQSYREEISLTVSTNRPLTLYEFNHRLREEIENALPHRYWIIAEISEARVHHGSGHCYLTLTDKEPGPKATLTAQARATIWKRQYQEIATFFEEQTGHPLKGGLKILFNASPRFHELYGFSLDIHDIDPTYTLGDLARQRQETILRLQKEGLLDLNKQQLLPEVPQRLAVISSPTAAGYQDFVSQLEHNPFGYSFQLTLFEASVQGAEAVSSIRAALNRVALQRPAFDAVIIIRGGGSQTDLLCFDRYELAATVAQMPLPVLTGIGHERDESITDLVAHTPLKTPTAVAAYLVDRCNEYEAKIETIFLQIKDAATALAVVEERRITQLTNQLQQRTNGFLQTRQFQLECQTRTLSDKPKNYLTQEQRHVMCEELRLTHSVEQLLRAKEAKQHQYLQTLEHESTQKVTAGQRKLTHIEHCVQHGSELRLQKAKLAFQKNQQRLLYGAKDHLQTKSHQLQIVAMDIRSHDPEVMLMRGYTLTYVNGKLLRSIEQLSPGDELKTRLLVGSLTSTVTNIQEPDLFN